One window of Metopolophium dirhodum isolate CAU chromosome 3, ASM1992520v1, whole genome shotgun sequence genomic DNA carries:
- the LOC132941276 gene encoding facilitated trehalose transporter Tret1-like, translated as MLSESSYSGEMEKRPLLSSKKTPIGRSLLASFLASVMSFASGTVVGGWTAPQHPESIGEMMFEMETMDISSWVVSIYLIGALLGALPAGQISRTIGRKKFLLLLAIPMTLGWLLITIFVDSVYVILVGRFLCGLSLGAVTVAVPLYNYDVAPDVCRGRGGVFLDFMLCVGILYSYVSSDLLGLRMFAFTCAVFPLVFCVLFWRMPESPLYLYSRGRFLDAKAALIWLQGDDFDVTTAFDEYAKLQTEEDVLPADKESQSPGRKRAFVKAVVLSLLLATVQRMSGAGAIIQYTAKLFCISGSSVAPNTASIITGIFQLIGSGITIFLIDRVGRRKLLLVSSSVVVACLAMLTMYFYFLNKDMLENSLKILPIVIVCTFISFFRLGLGPIPWFITTELIGADHSNRAQSCIVSYSWILSFVVMKTFVMLVDEWPVALWLGYTVISVFGYLFILFFVPETNNKNADEIRLSLAKTYQINSS; from the exons ATGCTCTCCGAGTCGTCGTACAGCGGCGAAATGGAAAAACGGCCACTGCTCTCGTCGAAAAAAACACCGATCGGCCGTTCGCTATTGGCGAGTTTTCTTG CTTCCGTGATGTCGTTTGCTTCGGGGACCGTGGTTGGTGGCTGGACGGCCCCACAGCATCCCGAATCCATTGGAGAGATGATGTTCGAGATGGAAACCATGGATATATCGTCATGGGTCGTTTCCATTTACCTGATTGGCGCGCTCCTGGGTGCACTTCCGGCCGGCCAGATATCCCGGACAATCGGCCGCAAGAAGTTCCTACTGTTGCTCGCAATTCCAATGACGCTTGGATGGCTATTAATCACGATCTTCGTGGATAGC GTGTACGTGATTCTAGTCGGACGTTTCCTGTGTGGACTGTCGCTGGGTGCCGTCACGGTGGCTGTGCCACTGTACAACTACGACGTGGCGCCAGACGTGTGCCGCGGCCGTGGGGGTGTGTTCCTCGACTTCATGCTGTGCGTGGGCATCCTGTACTCATACGTGTCCAGTGACCTGCTGGGCCTGCGCATGTTCGCGTTCACCTGCGCCGTCTTTCCGCTAGTGTTCTGCGTCCTTTTCTGGCGCATGCCCGAATCGCCGCTGTACCTGTATAGCCGAGGGCGCTTCTTGGACGCCAAAGCAGCCCTCAT ATGGCTGCAGGGAGACGACTTCGACGTTACCACCGCATTCGACGAGTACGCGAAACTGCAGACTGAAGAAGACGTGCTTCCCGCCGACAAGGAATCGCAATCCCCAGGAAGGAA GAGAGCTTTCGTGAAAGCAGTGGTCTTGTCGTTGTTGTTGGCCACCGTACAGAGGATGTCCGGTGCCGGAGCCATCATACAGTACACGGCGAAACTTTTCTGCATATCCGGGTCGTCGGTGGCGCCCAACACGGCTTCGATAATAACCGGAATTTTCCAGCTGATCGGTTCTGGCATCACCATTTTCCTCATCGACCGGGTGGGCCGCCGAAAACTTCTACTCGTCTCGTCATCGGTCGTGGTGGCGTGCTTGGCCATGTTGACTATGTACTTCTATTTCTTGAATAAAG ACATGTTGGAGAACTCCTTGAAAATACTACCGATAGTCATAGTATGCACGTTCATCTCGTTCTTCAGGCTCGGGTTGGGACCGATACCGTGGTTCATTACCACCGAGCTTATCGGAGCCGATCACTCTAATCGAGCCCAGTCTTGCATAGTCTCGTACTCGTGGATATTGTCGTTTGTAGTGATGAAAACGTTTGTCATGCTGGTCGACGAGTGGCCCGTGGCCTTGTGGCTTGGTTACACCGTCATATCAGTTTTCGGGTATctattcatattgtttttcgTACCTGAAACCAACAACAAGAATGCTGATGAAATCCGTCTGTCACTAGCAAAAACGTATCAAATAAATTCGTcctga